In Dermacentor silvarum isolate Dsil-2018 chromosome 2, BIME_Dsil_1.4, whole genome shotgun sequence, the following proteins share a genomic window:
- the LOC119440604 gene encoding cholinesterase 1 encodes MLSAISVGLLMLCVTATGLSAGRHITTETLNGHVRGVIENVGGVDVALYLGIPYAEPPVGELRFRRPVPAKSWHPTTLDALSFASPCAQANGSFPPSPWLVRRDQVSEDCLYLNVWSPLGRPKTLGVLFWIHGGGYRTGTASQTLYDGKALAAVGDIVVVSINYRVGSLGFLHTGPGSSSGNYALWDQHLGLLWVRDNIARFGGDPGRVTVYGESAGSIGIGAQLVAPRNAGLIHRAIMASGSNYWLVPPQNAVGHGYADRIAKHVGCLDESKPSSKKNPEQVVECLRSAPVDKIIDAEETQFPAEIVTFTPSHGDDYLPLPEVDAISRGLFIPLESILTGATTEEGGVFLYFRVPSFINFTSAPELTKQEVVDILSQRYFAFLPEETRSMIIDGYLRRVSGVSDYSGNLKALMDILGDYLIFCPTKFYAEAFAKTNRPVYFYMYDYRYERGFWPSWMGSTHYADLQFTFGMPFRFPERYSDADREHSRTCMQVIGSYVNTGNPTVPGVGEWPAFTKEQPLHVFMRAVNASIGSNFHGEGCDVYRKVYKALGLPVP; translated from the exons ATGCTGTCGGCGATCTCAGTGGGGCTTCTCATGCTGTGCGTCACCGCGACCGGTCTTTCGGCGGGTCGACACATCACGACTGAAACGCTCAACGGTCACGTGAGGGGTGTCATCGAGAACGTCGGAGGCGTAGACGTGGCGCTCTACCTGGGCATCCCGTACGCAGAACCACCCGTCGGTGAGCTACGTTTCCGCAGGCCAGTGCCGGCCAAATCATGGCATCCAACGACCCTAGACGCACTGAGCTTCGCCAGTCCTTGCGCCCAAGCCAACGGCTCTTTCCCGCCGTCTCCGTGGCTGGTAAGGAGGGACCAGGTCAGCGAAGACTGTCTTTACCTGAACGTTTGGAGCCCCCTAGGTAGACCCAAAACACTCGGCGTCCTTTTCTGGATCCACGGAGGGGGCTACAGGACCGGAACCGCCTCCCAGACCCTCTACGATGGCAAGGCCTTGGCCGCCGTGGGCGACATCGTCGTGGTGTCAATCAACTACAGGGTCGGCTCTCTCGGCTTCCTCCACACCGGTCCGGGCTCGTCAAGCGGTAACTATGCCCTCTGGGACCAGCACCTCGGCCTTCTCTGGGTACGGGACAACATCGCTCGGTTCGGGGGCGACCCTGGCCGAGTGACCGTCTACGGTGAAAGCGCGGGATCCATCGGCATCGGAGCGCAGCTCGTAGCACCTCGCAACGCCGGTCTCATTCACCGCGCCATCATGGCCAGCGGAAGCAACTACTGGCTCGTACCGCCTCAAAATGCCGTGGGTCACGGGTACGCGGACCGCATCGCCAAACACGTTGGCTGCCTGGACGAGTCGAAGCCTTCGTCGAAGAAAAATCCCGAGCAGGTGGTCGAGTGCCTCCGCTCGGCGCCCGTCGACAAGATTATCGACGCGGAAGAAACGCAGTTTCCCGCAGAGATAGTCACCTTCACTCCTTCGCACGGTGACGATTACCTTCCGCTACCGGAGGTGGATGCCATATCCAGGGGCCTGTTCATCCCTCTGGAGAGTATCCTCACAGGAGCGACGACCGAAGAAGGCGGCGTGTTCCTATACTTCCGAGTCCCGTCCTTCATAAACTTCACGTCGGCACCTGAGCTGACGAAGCAAGAGGTTGTAGACATACTTTCACAGCGCTACTTTGCCTTCCTGCCCGAAGAGACGCGGTCGATGATCATAGACGGATACTTGCGCCGCGTGTCCGGCGTATCGGACTACAGCGGGAACCTAAAAGCGCTGATGGACATTCTGGGCGACTACCTGATCTTCTGCCCGACCAAGTTCTACGCTGAGGCGTTTGCCAAGACGAACCGTCCCGTGTACTTCTACATGTACGACTACCGGTACGAACGCGGCTTCTGGCCGTCCTGGATGGGCTCCACGCACTACGCGGACCTCCAGTTCACGTTCGGAATGCCATTCCGATTTCCCGAGCGCTACTCGGATGCGGATCGCGAGCACAGCAGAACTTGTATGCAAGTCATCGGCTCGTACGTCAACACAGG GAATCCGACGGTGCCTGGAGTCGGCGAGTGGCCCGCGTTCACCAAGGAGCAGCCGCTGCACGTCTTCATGCGCGCCGTCAATGCGAGCATCGGGTCAAACTTCCACGGAGAAGGATGCGACGTGTACCGCAAGGTCTACAAAGCGCTCGGCCTCCCAGTGCCCTGA